A region of the Ranitomeya imitator isolate aRanImi1 chromosome 5, aRanImi1.pri, whole genome shotgun sequence genome:
CGAAGGGCATggccaaattttcaaacagaccctcggaggtgagaaatgccacTTTCCACTCATCCCTTTCCCaaatgcggataaggttatatgctcccctgagatcgAGTTTGAAAAACTATTTAGCCCCAGACAATAGGATAGGTATTTATCaccataattttatttagttctcggaaatcaaggtacgggcgtaaaccaccatcttttttcttaacaaaaaagaatccaGCAGCTACAGATGAAACAGAAGTATGGATGTGACCTTTATGTAGACTATCAGATATACTGTATAGTTTTTCATAGCGTTGCTTTCCAGGCCAGAAAGATTATACAAATGGGCTtcgggcaatttagaacccggaataaaaTTAATTGTACAATTATACGGACGATGTGGTGGCAAGACCTCAGCttctttttcggagaacacgtcccccaaatccttcaggtactctggaataccctccagattaatcgcagacacaaaaacagcagaaatATAAAcactggaacaattaggaccccatttaacaatttcacaagatccccagtctataacaggattatgcctttGTAACCAGGGGAACCCAACACTAGTCCGACAGGAagattcataacataacatgagaTTTGTTCCTGGTGTAAGGAACCCACCttaaggaggaactcctcagagacaaacttaataacattttgagccaatggtgtcttatcaatggcaatggTATGGATGGGAGTGTCTAGCCTaagtgtccctaactttaacttggacaccagactagagttAATGAAGTTCatggatccacagtccacaaaagctgaagtggatacataacctccataacacagttccacctctaacaaaactttttgaaattatAAAAATGGTACATGAGAGTCTGGGTTACTTCCTCAACAATCACCCAGACTCGGAAGCTTGTTAattgatggacaagaggggcagtccttcttccagtgTCCCAAATCTCCACAATAAAACCATAATCTCCCATCACGTCATcgcttcctctccttctccttggagttggtggcctccacctccataggttcagatgaTGGCAAAACAACAGGATTAGCAGGGAGCAACGGAACCTCTCGCTGTGTGACACCTCTTACCGCAGCCTCCGATCCatacggatagcctgagtcatagcctcctccaatgAGTTGGGTGGTGAatggagagccagagcgtccttcaggtaaTCCGACAGTCCTTtcctgaactgacatctcagtgcagaatcatcccaggacacctcagtggaccagCTACGGAACTCGGAACTATACCATTCAGCCGATAGCTTACCCTGAAAAAGAGTCATGATTGTGTCTTCTGCCACTCTGACCCGGTCAGGCTCGTCAAAAATAAGTCCTAAGGCCTCAAAGAATTTATCCATAGACATACGTTCAGGGGCAgtagcaggtaaagagaaagcctaTGATTGAGGTCCCTCCCGATGTAAAGAAATGATTATCCCCACTCGCTATCTCTGATCtccagaagatcggggtctaagGGAAAACAACAACTTGCAATTCTCCTTGAACGTATGGAACTTTTCCTTTTCCCCCGAAGGTATCTGGGAGTCTGACCGAAGGGTTCAGGAGCgtgcaatgagacatcaacagtgtcagagtgcTTACAGCCAGACTGGGAAGAAGATCCCTGAAAAGATCTTATTGTGTCAGAAAACtctctttgcaggtggttatgagacgtGGCCAAGGCCCTAtgttcagggccggcgtcagcaccctatgtacccgggcaagtgccggggccctggcgagacaggggggcccattcaagtccggcgttaggggcaggcagctgccagtgcctaggaccaccgttcccccaggggccctcagctagcgacaCATCACAGAGCTgactcagcaggggagggggagcggccgggggctgtctaattatactcacctattcCTGgtggctggcgcggtccctgcaggtccccggctccccagcttcttcctgtactgagcggtcacatggtaccgctcattacagtaatgaatatgcggctccacctcccataagggtggaaccgcatattcattactgtaatgagcggtaacggtgaccgctcaatacaggaagaagctgccagcaccgggaagcagggactgcacagtgccaggagcaggtgagtataacggggaggggagcgctgcgctgtcttcagcatcttctgcagtcacgctgaggtcagagggcgcggtgacgtggttagtgcgagccctttgcctgagcgtcagtgcagaagatgctgaagaagatggagcggcggacaggtgaatattgaaagtgctgggggcctgagcgacggagaggtgagtatgtgatttttttttatcacagcaacagcaaatggggcaagtgtctgtatggagcatcttatggggccataattaatgcttgtgcagcactatatggggcaagtgtctgtatggagcatctatggggccataacgtttgtgcagcactatatggggcaagtgtctctatatactacatggctgttctatatactacgtggccatgttatatactacgtgggctgttatatgctacgtgggctgtgctatatactagatggctgttctataaactacgtgggctgtgttatatactatgtggctgtgctatatactatatgggctgtgctatatactacgtggctgtgttatatgctacgtgggctgttatatactacatggctgtgttatatgctacgtggcagtgctatatactacgtgggctgtgttatatactacatggctgtgtttatatgcgatcatgaatcgtggtatgtgttaaaggggggcccactgagactcttttgcctggggccctcaaaaacctggagccggccctgcctatgTTCCACAGACAGATCCTACATAATTTGTGTCAAGCTAGCCATTTGATCTGCCAAGGTACGGAGCGTATCCATAgaaaacagagcagagaaaaaaactttcaggtcagttataatgtcatgctgctgcaatgcaggtaggtgcaggcttcactagatggcagtagagaggaagcaggtctgcacctaacagAGCTTACCTGTAGTgcaacagtgaggctaccacaggtggcagcagaatagtcaaaacaagcagggtcaaatcctagactgtagcgcagggcttaaaaggaataagcaaactcgcagtcagagacaagccagggagtcagtaacACTCAAGAGTgaataagccaaaagacaaatgaCAAGAACAGGTCAGGACACACGCCAAGTCAAACctgggagtctgcacactaaaggggaacactgagtcaagatgggaacaggggaaaacagagacacgggttcagacagcaaacacagcaggacaaaacggagcaatcagagtcagcttacAGCAGCACTAGATAGAAACTATAACGgacatgatctgcaggacacagcggggctaaatagcaaacctgagaccagaatggggatgagaaaagttaaccccagacatgatcagaccaggaaaagggaagacaggactcaaaacctggtccGGATCATGACAATCACAACATGTCATGAATTAGGGTTGCGCCTTTTAAGGAATCACTAGGGTGTGATTCCAACAACTATAGTCTCTGGTCAAATAGTGACCTGAATAAAGCAAAACACAACTAGAAGGGCAACTTGAATATTAAAATAATACAGGTGCGGACATTCAAGAAGAACTGTTATCAAGGCAAACTACTTCCCAAATATTTCCTACATAGTGATTAGAAGTTTTCAGTAAAGATTCTTCCCATTACGCTAAATATTTCATTTTAATAGTTTATCAAGTGGAATATTGATTCTTCTGTCAGCTCCTTACTTTGTAACTTTCATTTTTTTCAGGACATTTATCTTTTCAGCCCTTACAAGAGGACGCCATATACCATTATTTATAGTAGCTTTGGCATTTATATTTTGTTCTTACAATGGTTTCTTACAAAGTCACTGCATGATATATGTTGCTGCATACCCCAATGACTGGCACATGGATATTCGATTTCAATTAGGTAAATGAATAAAGTCAATACTTTATAGCTATGCTTCTCTctgtctacagtggggaaaataagtttttgaaATACTGCcgcttttgcaagttttcccacctacaaagaatagagaggtctgtaatttttattctaggtacacttcaactgtgaaagacagaatcttaaaaaaatcccaAAGATCACATTATATGATCTCtaaataattaaattacattttattgcattaaataagtattttctcatctaccaaccagcaagaattctggctctcacagacctgttagtttttctcaagaagccctcctactctgcactcattacctgtattaattccacctgtttgaactcattacctgtacaaaagacacctatccacacaattccactccaacctctccatcatggccaagaccttaacgctgtctaaggacaccaggggcaaaattgtagatctgcacaaggctgggatgggttacAGGACAACAGGAAAGCactttggtgagaaggcaacaactgtttgcAGAATTAATAAAAATGGAAAAACCACAAGATGACTGTGGTTTACTCGGCCtggtgctccatgcaagatctcacattGTTGGTTAGggataattctgagaaaggtcagaaatcagcacagaactacatgggaggacttggtcaatgacctgaaaaaaATGGGACCAGTGTCAAAAATTACCATTACTACCACACCAGACTGTCATGGATTAAAGTATTGCAGGTCATGCAAGGCCCACCTTCTCAccccagcacatgtccagacccgtttgaagttcgccaatgaccatctggatgatacagaggaggcatgggaaaaggttatgtggtcagatgagaccaaaatagaacttttggcatcaactccactcgatgtgtttggaggaaaaagaaggatgagtacaaccccaagaacactgtcccaactgtgaagcatggtgggggaaacatactTTGGTGATGTTTTCTGTAATAGAGACAGGACAActacaccgtattgaagggaggatggatagaatcatgtatcatgagattttgccaACAACCTTCCCTCActaagagcactgaagatgggtcTTCTAGCATGACAATGCCAGGGCAATTaaagagtggctccgtaagaagcatttcaaggtcctggagtggtaagtcagtctccatacctgaacccaatagaaaatctttggagggagcagaaactcaatgttgcccagcgacagccccagaACCTGAAAAATCTGAAGaaaatctgtatggaggaatgagacaaaatccctgctgcagtgtgtgcaaatttggtcaagaactgtctgacctctgtgattgcaaacaaatgtttctgtatcaaatattaagttctgtttttgttttgtgtcaaatacttatttcatgcaataaaatgcaaattaattacatAGAAATCATAGAATGTgatgttctgaatttttttttaagtttctgtttctcacagttgaagtgtacctttgataaaaattgcagacctctccattctttgtacgtGGGAAAAGTTGCAAAGTCGgtagtgcatcaaatacttatctatctatctatctatctatctatctatctatctatctatctatctatctatctatctatcgtaattCCCTATTGtatattgttaaccccttcattacggagccctttttcatttttgcatttctgttttttgctcccccacTTCCTAGATCCATAACTTCTTTATTtatcggtcaatatggccatgtgagggcttttcttTGCAGGataggttgtacttttgaacaacaccattgctttTATCATATAGCGTActcaaaaacagggaaaaaattccaagtgcggtgtgattgcaaaaaagtgcaattccacaactgttttttggattttttacgattttcaccaaatgctaaaaatcacttgccattatgattctgcaggtcattacaagttcatagacaccaaatatgtatagattcttttttatctaagtggtaaaaaaaaaatccaaagtttgctaaagaaaaaaattgcataattttcctatacccgtagcgtcttatttttcgtgatctcgggttgggtaacgtcttattttttgcgtgccgagctggtgtttttaatgataccattttggtgtggatacgatcttttgatggcccgttattgcgttttaatgcaatattgcggcgACCTAAAAATCATAATTCTGGcgattttactttttattttgctATTCCGTTTACCAATCGGATGAATTCTTtatatagcttgatagatcgggcgattctgaacacggtgataccaaatatgtgtatgcttgatttttttattgtttgattttgaatgggggaaaggggggtgatttaaacttttatattgtttttattttttttaaactttttttttactttttgcatgcttcaataatagtctccatgagagactagatgCTGCCATACcccgatctgctctgctacatacaggcgatgatctgaTCGCCTGTAtgaagcagaattgctcacttgctatgagagctGACCACtgagcagcgctcatagcaatctgacagtgacaaccatagaggtctgctggagacctctggttgtcataccaacccatcggtgactcacgatcatgtgacagggtcaccgatcgGCGGGATTTCCGGCATGCTTGTCGGAAGCAcccgctaaatgccgctgtcagagattgacagcggcatttaacaggttaacagtcgcaggtggatcgcgattccattcacagctgttagaggcacatgtcagctgttcaaaaagctgacatgtgccaagaaagatgtgggctcagcgccagagcccacatcaaagggggagacacaacatgtgcagtactagtaccgcatatgtcgtgaaggggtttaaATGCAGTTAAAAAGTTCACAATGACAATAAAATGCATGACTCTACAGTATTACATATCTTATATTAACTTTATTCATATTTCAGGGCTTGCCatattcctttttggaatgggtattAATATACACAGTGACCATATTCTGCGCAATTTAAGAAAACCAAGTGAAGTCTCTTACAAGATTCCACAAGGTAAGACATCAGATTATTTAGATCCTATGTACATATTGGCAAATAATATTTACAAATCGTTTTGCCCCTTTGAAAGGTTATTCCCAAAATAGCAAGATATCCTCTATCCATATGACACGGGATATTGGATAACTGGCTAATTGCTGGGGACCACTGGGACTTTGAGTAACTTTCAGAACTTTGCTAGGCCCTGTCTTGAATAGAACAGAGGTCCGCATGTCTGCTTTTTTGGTAGTTTAACATAGTGTTTATCAAACATGATATACATGTGTTCAGATGAGGTttgttaatataattttttttttacaggaggaaTGTTTAACTTTGTATCTGGAGCAAATTTCTTTGGTGAAATTGTGGAGTGGTATGGTTATGCTATAGCAACATGGTCTTTGCCAGCATTTGCCTTTGCAGTGTTTACGACAGTTAGCATTGGGCCAAGGGCTTATCATCATCACAAGTAAGACACAACTTTTTCTCTCTTTGTTAGAATTTATTTTACTTCATGTGAAAATAATAAAGCAAACACCGAGCTCCTAACAGAGCTGTATCTACATTTAGTTTTTAGACGTTGCATGGTGCCATCAGTCAGCAGAGGTAATATTTTCTATATTAATAACAGCAATTTACCAAATTCTGGAAATTTTAGAAAGCGAAAAAAATAGTTGaccacatttttttatttagctGCTATGTACATACCAATGTAGTTAATGTAATTAGGATTTTCTACAGGATGAGTACTAAACTCTGACCTTTCTCCTGGCCTCTCAATTCATTAAATGTTACTCCATTACTTTTGCCAGAAGTCCCTGACTAAGAGTATGTGCCAAATCCGTTAAGTAGCATGCACCTCCTAATAAATTCTGTGTTTCCTACTCCAACACACAACTTAAAAAGACTGACATGTACAACGCTAGTCTCAATTAATCTGTCCCAATTTTTTTCTTGCCTTGTTATACACTGACGTACAAACTTTGCTGTATACCAAATAGTACTCTTCTTAATAACGATCCCATAAAATGGCCTCTTTCACACATTTTCCCTGATGTATAttccctgcagcttctctctctttAAGTTGAAATTCAAACCGCTACTACCAATCCCCTAGTTTCTGCTCCCGGCCCAACACTTGTCATGTGGGGTCTCAACTTAATTTCCTCAGTCCCACCCCCAATCTTTAAAAGGAATTTAAATCTATTTTCAGCATACTTAGCACTAAATGAACGCTATTCAGAGAATAGATGAACGAGCGATTTCCTTGCTTTCGTTCTTACATGACCGCTGGTGCCTATTTTTCCTTTTTATGTCTCCCAGACGTATGTAATGTATATTATGTAACATATTTGTATCAAGCATTATCAAACATGAAATAAATGTTTCAAGTGGTAGAAAAAATGTAATAATGGAAAATGCTATTAAAGGGGGTATTGTGGTGTGAGGAAATTATCACTTGCATGCTAGGTTCATTTTCTTCTAGAAATAGTATTGTGCCTAGGAAAGAGGCAGGGGAGATGCACAACAGTTTTAGTGATCGGTGTGTTTCCAGAAGATCTAAAATGATCTAACAGACACTGGTccattgtcctgccccccatatatatgcatcctggctccacaCTATAcagtatatccatcctggctcccccatatacatccatccttgtcctgccccccatatatcctcctggccccccatatatatgcatcctgttaTCTTGTCCTGCACCCCCCATAAATCcaccctggccccccatatatcgatcctggccccccatatatatgcatcctggctctaccatatatccatcctagctCCCCATATATATGCATACTGGCTCCCCCATAAATCTGCATCCTGACCccccatatacactgctcaaaaaaataaagggaacacttaaacaacaaaacataactccaagtaaatcaaacttctttgaaatcaaactgtccacttaggaaccaacactgtttgacaatcaatttcacatgctgttgtgcaaatggaatagacaacagataaaaattattggcaattatcaagacacactcaataaagaagtggttctgcaggtggggaccacagaccacatctcagtaccaatgctttctggctgatgttttggtcgctTTTGAATATTGTTTGTCCtttcacactagtggtagcatgagacggactctacaactcacacaagtggctcatgtactgcagctcatccaggatggcacatcaatgcgagctgtggcaagaaggtttgctgtgtctgtcagcgtagtatccagaggcaggaggcgctaccaggagacaggccaggacactaggagacgtggaggggccacaggagggcaacaaaccagcagcagaATCGCTacacagcctttgtgcaagaagaaacaggaggagcactgccagagccctgcaaaatgacctccagcaggccacaaatgtgcatgtgtctgcacaaacagttagaaaccaactccatgaggatggtctgagtgcaagATGTCCACTGATGGggtttgtgctcacagtccaacaccatgcaggaagcttggcatttgccacagaacaccaggattggcaaattcgccactggcgccctgtgctcttcacagatgaaagcaagttcacactgagcacatgtgacagacatgacagagtctggagatgccatggagagcgatctgctgtctgcaacatccttcagcatgaccggtttggcagtgggtcagtaatggtgtgaggtggcatttctttggagggcctcacagccctccatgtgctcgccagaggtagcctgactgccattaggtaccgagatgagatcctcagaccgcttgtgaaaccatatgctgatgcggttggccctgggttcctcctaatgcaggacaaatccagacctcatgtggctggagtgtgtcagcagttccagcatgatgaaggcattgaagatatggactggcccatccgttccccagatctgaatccgattgaacacatctgggacatcatgtctcgcaccatccaccaatgtcacattgcaccacagactgtccaggagttggcagatgctttaatccaggtctgagaggagatccctgaGGAGACCATCAAACGCCTCATCAGGAGCTTTTTTCCTGCTCCGCATATATCCATTCTGCCGCCCCCTTATATCCattctggtccttttttcctgcccccatatatccatcatgcTGCCCCCTTATATCAATCATGGTCCTTTTTCCTGCTCCCCATATACCCATCTGactgccccccttatatccatcctggtccttttttcctgcccctcatatatccatcctgccgccccccttatatccatcctggtccttttttcctgcccctcatatatccatcctgccgcccccatatatccatcctggccccttatccTGGCCTCATGgggagacagagacagacagagagagacagatagagacagagagaggcaGAGACAGATGGTCGCCAACCTAGcagaggccggcagctgatgtGCGCCTATCACATGTGGCTCATGACACTGACATCATACGCTGGTCACAACCAGCTGGCGCACATTTGACATATACGATCGGGACGTGTGCCGCAGCGGTTCAGATAATGAACGCTGCGTGCACGCGCCCCTGCACATTCTCTGTGTGATTTTAAAGGACCCGTGCCCCTAAAAACtgtagactttttttttcttcttctcctcttCTCCTTCACACAGCCAAGGGCCCAATGTGGTTTTCTTCAATACCCcaccaggccagtccgaccctgaacaGATATCATCCATCTAGTGGAGAAGAACATTTCTTTAGACCTGAATGCTTctttaaaatatattttctttcaTAGTGATTACAGTAAAAAAATACTATACTTTTTAGGTTTACCGTAATAACCTGAAAAATTAATTCAACTAATTAGAGGAGTAGGAGATGGAGTAGGAgtaggagtagtagtagtagtactttgctaataatattattacTTGTTTTTCAGGTTTTACCTGCAAAAGTTTAAAGACTATCCCAAAAATAGGAAAGCTGTGATTCCTTTCATTTTTTAAGCATGATTTTTTAACTCCATTATATGCAAGGCCATGGACCGACTGTTTTGCAGTTATACAATATATGAATTAAAAAAAAGTCTTCCAAAATGTGTGTGATTAATTTACAGCTAGTATGATCATATTAATTATTCCATGCTGATTTGTAACAATTAGTTTATGGTATTGCACTTACTCACTGTTCCAaaatattctcttttgtgttttttgtgcAAAAATAAGAGAAAACAAAGAAAATGGAGaatagaaaattatttttctgAATTCATTGTAGATGATCTGCAAAGATCTGGAAGTTAGAAGTTTAtgaaacaacttttttttaatgtAACGATAAACCTAATATTTGCCTATTGTACCATGCTGATAAGATTTGCAAAGACACAAAATATAATATCACTTCATTTAAGAAAATTGTGGAATTTATAAATGTTCTTTACTTAATGCACATAGGTCACACAGAGAGTACAAACAAGCTGCATATGATTATGTTCTCTATCCAATCTATATGCTTTAAAAAAGAATTCTATTTTTCTACATGGTGAGGGCCACAACTGTGCACTTCTCAAGTTGCCTATATATTGCTGAATACCATCAAAGATATTTATGTGATCATCTGTTGTGAATTATTGCTGCAATATGAGTATGGTAGAAATCTCCACTTTGCTCTAGTATTAACAAAGTACAATAGGTCAAAACAAATTCATAAAACAATCccatatgcctgatgaagaggcctgagtagcctcaaaagcttgcaatttgttac
Encoded here:
- the LOC138681633 gene encoding 3-oxo-5-alpha-steroid 4-dehydrogenase 2-like encodes the protein MYCTQDLDFYMSILLLIVGLLFFLSQLREPALYGKHIEKTHTQTGIPAKWGWLIQELPSFLIPFVALLYNQSLDTVGSKLLFMFCGHYFQRTFIFSALTRGRHIPLFIVALAFIFCSYNGFLQSHCMIYVAAYPNDWHMDIRFQLGLAIFLFGMGINIHSDHILRNLRKPSEVSYKIPQGGMFNFVSGANFFGEIVEWYGYAIATWSLPAFAFAVFTTVSIGPRAYHHHKFYLQKFKDYPKNRKAVIPFIF